From the Polaribacter gangjinensis genome, the window ACTTTATTTGGGTAAAATAAATCCACTAACTGTACTTTTTGTCTATTTTTTAGAAACCATCATCATTGGAATTTTTAATGCTGTAAAAATGTTATGTACTATTCAGCTTGGCAATTCTAAAGGATATGGAACCATTATTTTTTTCTTATTTCACTACGGATTTTTTATAGCAATACAATCAATTTTTGCATTTGCTATTTTTAGTATTGGTGACACTGTTGTTTTTAAAGAACCTTTTGATTTGATTCATAATTATGGCATAATTTTAAATCTACAAGATATAAAATATGCATTGCCAGCCATCATTTTTACACATCTTGGAAAGTTTTTTACGGATTTTATAGGACATCAAAAATACTTGAAATTCGATATTCAAGAGATTATGTTTTCTCCTTATGTTCGCATTTTTATTCAGCAATTTGTGGTGATTTTATCTTCGTTTTTTATCATAATTTCAGAATCAGGAATTTTTGCGGCGATTCTTTTAATCCTTTTCAGATTTTTCATTGATTTGGTGATGGAAGCTATCAAAGAAAACTCAGAAGTGTTGGATTTTGTTTCAGAAAAATTAAGTAATGATAAAGCACCTAAAGAAACAATCAAAAAACAACTCATCAATTTTACGGAATAAAGGCAAGTAACTATTCCAAAAACAATTGATAATCAATATTTTACTATATTTTAAAAGTAAATTTTTATTTCATGAAAACTGAAAATCCACTAATACAATGGCAGTATTCTCAGGAAGAATGGAATGAATTTGTGGATATTGAAAAAGCCAACAAAAAAGAAGACAATATTTATTTTGGCCTTGCAATTCTACTCATTGTACCTTTTGGATTGATGTTTTACAGAGGCACATCTTTCTTATTTTCATTGCTATTTTCTATTCCGTTTGCTGTTTTAATTCCGTTTTTACGAATGAAATTCAGCTATAAACATTTGCAAAAAAATGTATTCAACCCGCATGTAATACTATACAATGATTACATGTTGATAAATAATCATAGAATTGAAGTCGCATCAAAAAGAAAAAGAATTAAAAATTTAAAAATTATTGATGCAAAAAGCAATAAAAAACTCTTAGAAGTTGACATTCAATGGGCTACAAGAAAAGGTCCAACGAATGATGAATTCCGAATTTTAATTCCAGAAAACAAACTTTCAGAAGCCGAAAAATTAGTTGAAAATTTTTATAGTGATGATAATTAGGCAAATATAAGGCAGATGCCTTATTGAAATAAGATTGAATTTCTTACAATTTTGATACTTCAATTATGCGATAATCATTGAAAGAGAACAAGTAGTATTTTAGGAAAATTTGGGTGTGTTTTAGGTAACACACCCAACAATCCAAACTATTTTCTTTTTCATCATCTATAAATCGAAAAAAAATGAAACATTTTATCAACTTAGTTTTTATCTTTTGTATTTCAAACTTATGCACGTTCGGACAAACAGAAGCGTATAATTTAGCTTCACAAAATTTACACAAAAAAGTTAGAAAAACCATTGAACACTATTACAATTATGATGAGGAAAGTGGTGGTTTTGTAAAAACATCTGTAAATATTAATATGTATAATGATGAAGGAAACTTAATAGAAACCTATTCATTTTACGATGGAAAATATGGAGAGC encodes:
- a CDS encoding DUF6498-containing protein; this translates as MLKNIFYPTSQNVFIWLSTVYLLFLLYLGKINPLTVLFVYFLETIIIGIFNAVKMLCTIQLGNSKGYGTIIFFLFHYGFFIAIQSIFAFAIFSIGDTVVFKEPFDLIHNYGIILNLQDIKYALPAIIFTHLGKFFTDFIGHQKYLKFDIQEIMFSPYVRIFIQQFVVILSSFFIIISESGIFAAILLILFRFFIDLVMEAIKENSEVLDFVSEKLSNDKAPKETIKKQLINFTE